The following are encoded in a window of Miltoncostaea marina genomic DNA:
- the erm gene encoding 23S ribosomal RNA methyltransferase Erm: MRAGAGGRHELGQNLLVDRRVIESIAAHVAAWPAGPVTEYAAGRGAVTRSIAARRQGVRAVELDERLARALRRRCGPGVEVQLGDMLTHPLPPRGGVVANVPFHLTTPWLRRLLAAGGWERALLLLQREVARKRAGVGGATLLTAAWWPWYEFALVGRVPAGAFRPRPSVDGGLLAVERRARPLLPRRERRAYQAFAARVFTGPGRGVAAVVARAERRRGAASRMRSAGMDGRAPPRDLGAAEWVALYRWARGGRR, encoded by the coding sequence ATGCGCGCAGGCGCAGGGGGCCGGCACGAGCTGGGGCAGAACCTGCTCGTCGACCGGCGTGTCATCGAGAGCATCGCGGCGCACGTCGCCGCCTGGCCCGCGGGTCCGGTCACCGAGTACGCCGCGGGCCGCGGCGCCGTCACCCGGTCGATCGCGGCGCGCCGGCAGGGCGTGCGCGCCGTCGAGCTGGACGAGCGCCTGGCGCGGGCGCTGCGCCGCCGCTGCGGCCCCGGCGTCGAGGTGCAGCTGGGCGACATGCTCACCCACCCGCTGCCGCCGCGGGGCGGGGTGGTCGCGAACGTCCCGTTCCACCTCACCACGCCGTGGCTGCGCCGGTTGCTGGCCGCGGGGGGGTGGGAGCGGGCGCTGCTCCTGCTGCAGCGGGAGGTCGCCCGCAAGCGGGCCGGCGTGGGCGGCGCCACGCTGCTCACCGCGGCCTGGTGGCCGTGGTACGAGTTCGCGCTCGTGGGGCGGGTGCCGGCCGGCGCCTTCCGGCCGCGCCCGTCCGTCGACGGCGGCCTGCTGGCCGTCGAGCGGCGCGCCCGGCCGCTGCTGCCCCGCCGCGAGCGGCGGGCCTACCAGGCGTTCGCGGCGCGCGTCTTCACCGGGCCCGGGCGCGGCGTGGCGGCCGTGGTGGCGCGCGCCGAGCGCCGGCGGGGCGCCGCGAGCCGGATGCGCTCGGCGGGGATGGACGGGCGGGCGCCGCCGCGCGACCTGGGCGCGGCGGAGTGGGTGGCGCTGTACCGCTGGGCGCGCGGCGGGCGGCGCTGA